The Hordeum vulgare subsp. vulgare chromosome 7H, MorexV3_pseudomolecules_assembly, whole genome shotgun sequence DNA window AGCAACCACAtgacaaatgaagtctgaaatttcCAAACTGAAAAGGCTAAATTATGGGTCGGATGTGCATGCTCGGCTCCGCATGCGTTGGATGTCCATTTATTCCTGtacgaaaaaaattcaaaaagataTAACTATCAAACCGTGTGTGGAAATTATGATATGTTTTCATCGTTGGGTTCCTCGTGACGAACTCTTCAAAACGagatctcatatgaatatgatttgAAGATTTTTTTCAAAAGCAACTTCGATGCTGTATGAGGCAACTTTGGTACTAAACAGAAACAACTTTGATGATGTATGAATTGCATTGTGTGTATACACATGAGTTGCTTGTTGAAATGCACTGGAGTTGCGCAAAAAACACACTAAAAGTTGCTAACTTTTTTGTGATACTAGAGTGCAATTATGACAACTATTCATAAATAGAAGGCAACTGAGCATTAATGCCACGCAACTGAACATCAACCATAGGCAATTGACCATCAGTAATAGGAAACTGAGCATCATAATTGAGCAATTTTATACTATTTTGAAGGCAACTGAGCATCATAATTGAGCAATTTTATACTATTTTGAAGGCAACTGAGCATCAAAATCGAACAATTCCACAGCATTTGTAGGCAAGTGAACATCAATCATAGGCAACTAGTCAATTGTTACTCAGTGGTAACCAACTTAGAAGAATTCTTCGCTGGTAGATAGTCATACTAAGGGGGGAAAGGAGTTGCTTGCCTATAGCACTAAAATTGCCTCATCTAGCACATAAATTTGCTCAAAAAAAGTTCGTAGAAATCTATCCATATGGAATCTAATtttgaagagctcgtcataagaaACACGACCGTGAAAACGTATCGTCATTTTGATGCTCGGTTCAAAAGTTacgattttttgaatttttttaaacgCTAATAAGTACACGTGGTTGATTGTTCTCGGGTGCGTCCGCTACCACCGTGAGCGGACATTGCTGCGCTCGGTAGCCACGGCCAAGGTTTATACTTGAGAGGGTGTGACATGTAAACATTAAAAAAAATGCGGCACGTTTAACAAAAAATGTgacaaaaagacaaatctgaaagAAAAGTTTAGCCATATTAGGTTCACATTCCTATAGCCTATACTACTGGAGTTACTGTCCTGTGGATTAATTTGAGGCGTTTGTCACTAGAAATAGGGACATACTTGACATTTCATTCATGACGAGCATTAATAAAATATTCTATCCTTGTATCGTATACACGTGCCCAAGTGTATTGTGAGATGCCTTTATAAAAGACAAACGCGTCTAAAACGTATGTTGAAATTTTTAGGACAAGGTTTGATTTATGGCTATAAAACTATGCGCGTTGAACTTTTTCTATAATACGTTGGCAAACTAGTCCCTACAATTTGAAATTTTGGTTAGTCAAATAGTGAAATGGCAAAAGGCTTGTTGAACAAAAGTGATACCAAACTCTAcattatttattatttttatgAATACATGCTAACAGAAAAAATTAATTGCTTTTTATCTAATGCAGCAAGAATGTTTAAAAAGATCCAATCCAACTGATAGTGAAAGAAAGTTACTCCATCCGATCCAAGTTAATGGTCGCAACTTTAGTAGGGAGTAGTAGAACCTTTCCTATACCATAAGGAATTTGCTTCCTACAAAATTGATGTTAGCACTAAGAGTTACGATGTTAGCTGCACAGTGAaaatattaagtaaaacaaagtgcaAGCCTGAATTGTTGTGTTGATCACAGTCCACATGTATGAGGCAGCAAAACTTTCAAAGAAAAATTGATGAATGAACTCATGTGATTTGGAGTGAATTGGACactgagagagaggggaggggacCTAGCCGCCAGCGGAGGCCGCACCCTCTCTTCTCCTTGCTGCCATGGGGCAAAGCCCGACTGGCGTCGATGGCGAAGGGGCTCCTCTCCCCACACTCGACGGCGTTAGTGTTGACTGGTAGTGCCGGGCAGCGACGGGGCCTCCTCTCCTCCCGCTCGGTGGCGTTGGTGCCGACTGGTAGTGTCGAGCGACGACGTGGCGCGTGCGGCAGCAAGGTCACATGGGTCTTGCCTGGACATGgagggctgatgacccacaagtttaggggatcaatcatagttctttctataaataagagtgtcgaaaccaacgaggagcagaaggaaataataagcgattttcagcaaggtattatctgcaagtgctataagtaacagtgatagatagtcttgtagcaagataattcataataagtgacaagtaacaatagtagcaaatgtGCAACAAGATAgctcaatcctttttgtagcaaatgaCAGGCCTGAAAGTACTTTTATATGAAGCAACTGCTTCCGTGAACACATGAGAATTTCCGTctagtcatattcatcatattgagttgattcgcgttcactactttgataattttatatgtggatagACCGGtgttaaggtgttgttcttacttgaacaagaaaccAACTTATCATTACCCTCTCTCGCAAACATCCGcagctacaaaagaagaattaagataaatcgaaccatagcattaaatgtgtggatccaaatcagcccctcatgaagcaatgcataaactggggtttaagcttctgccagtctcgcaatccatcatctacttgttactccataaTGACTTTCCTTggacccataacatggtgaagtgtcatgtagttgacgttcacatgacaccactaaaagaaataacaacatacatatcatcaaaatatcgagcgaATACCAACATTATATGAttatttataacaagacttctccaatGTCCCcgggaacaatagttactactcgcacctcatcaacatattcaagatgagaggtgtaataataataattaaggatttgatcataatgtcttccaccaagtaatccaataagcatcaactataagatgtaatcaacacagctaataacccacatgtaccaatctgaggtcccgagacaaagattgaatacaagagatgaactaggtttggagacgatatgatgatggtgaagatgttgatgaagatcggtCCTTCCACGAAGGAGGAaacattggtgatgatgataacTTTCATTTTCCCCTCCTGGAGGAAAGTTTGCTCGGCAGAATCTCTCTGTCGaagagaaaaagggcctctgcccaggtttccgcctcgagacgacggCGCTTTACCCCGAAAGGTTACTTatcattttttctaggtcaaaacacgcCATATAAGAGGAGAGGGACATCAGAAGGGCCAACAAGGgcgtggtcgcgccctgttgccttggcGCCAATAGGTGGCTCCCTTGTGGCATATTTTTGACCCAGTAATTTTTAAATATTAAGGAAAAATTCTTCGTCAAGTTTCACACCATTTGGAGCATCttgatttttttgcctttttccggTTTCCCGGTTCAGAATTTCAAtgtccagatatttccctctttatGATATACCTTACATATTCAAAGAGAAATGACATaagaatgatgtgataataagaaataatggacaagaataatacaaatattaataataattaatgatgcaaaatggacttatcaacttttgcaagcttagaccttgcttgtcctcaagcaaaatccAAACTTGAAAATAATTACCACAAGATTTAagagagaggtgttgataaaaatataatacgaacatgagagcATGAGGAATATTAACATAGTAGTAAGTATTTTATTATATAgctcctcataaacaagtaataaTCCATTCATAGATATTGGAGTAAGaagaataaactttattgacaatcaacaaacaaTGTTCTCAGTCATtgagacaatcataattcatTATATTTCAGAGAAAAGTCTATGTAAGAGTTTTTTTACACGTTcatatactcaactatcatttaatcttctatgattgctcacgcTCAAGACATATTTTCGAAGCTCATGTTTATATAGGACATGTAGGAAGATTGGGGCTTAAATAATTTGCCACTTAACTTATTTTACCTTAAAGATAATgttaacaataataaatcatgataataTATATCCATTTGGATatataagagcaactccaacgaggCGACCCATTTTGTCCGTCCACGTTCGTTAGAGTCGCAGAGACAAAAGCGCCGGCCCAACGCGGCGACCCATTCCCAAAATCCGTACGCATTGCGTCCGCACGGACCTATTTCCGACCCAAAATTGCGTCTGAAATGCATCGACGCAGACGCGATGCGGGCGTGCCGCGCGGCCGGTCTATGTCCGCCGCGGTCCCACTTGTGCACCGCCCAACCACCAGCCATGTCTTATTAAATGCCGTCACCTACCTAGGGGCCCTCTTGGTAGTGTGTGGGCGGTCCATGTGCCCTTCCTTTTTTATGAAAGCATGCGGTGAGGACGGCCTCATCCACTTACAACCCCCGTCCACATCTGGCCATGCAGTGCTCCTCCCTGACAGTACCACCGGCCAGTGCAGTATCCGGATGTCAACCTGCCTCACGACTGGTATCTGCATCCGCAACGGGTCCCTATTCCAGCAGTGCCACGCTCGACGTGGGCGCAGGCCGAGGAGGTTCTCCGGCGTCGTGAGACCCTCACTCTGGAGCAGCGGCAGATGCGTGCCTACTCGCCAGACTCCCCCAACTGGGAGCGTTGGTTGGCGCTAGAGCACGAGAAGGAGCGACGCCGGGTCGTGCACGTTGACTACGATGTTCCTCCGCCGCTGCCTGAGGTTCTGCTGCACGAGGAGGACGAAGAGGAGGCGTACCAAGCTGCCCTCGAGCGAGTCGTGCATGAGGCACTGGAGGCGAGCAAGatcgaggaggcccaatgggatgGGATGGAGCGGCTTGTTCGGCGGTAGGGGACTCCGTCCATGCCCTGCTCTTCATcccgcctcctccaccaccgcgtgTTTTTTCTTCGACGTGTTATTTTTTTTCTACGCGAATAAATTTGGATCAGTCTTTCCTTGGACGCTTAAGCCGACCCATGTAAAAATACGGACGCGCAAATCCACGTAAACAATCGTCgcaaaaaaaaaatccacgtaataaACAATCCAAACTAACGAAAAACTGATAAAATGCGCGTGCCAAAGCAAACCGACGATAAAAACAGACGATCCAAATCAGCAAACCGCCGGCGGAATTGCCTGATTGCCGACGGGTTGGCCGAAAACTGGCAGCGCGCCgcacacacacagatctgaagcgAAACGGAGTGCACGCTGAGTGACACTGCGTTCACGCACATGCTCCTACGTGTTATCCTACGCGCGCTAGCGCCGTGCCAACCCCCCATCGATGCCTCCTCTTATCCAGTGCAAAGTGTAGTGGAGTGCTCCCATTTTTATACGACCGACGAACGAGGCGCGGCCACCTGTGCTGTGCTCTGCTGCAGCGAGGCGCCCTCCCGCCGGTACCACCGCTCGCTCGTCTCAAAACCGTGGTCTTGATTCCCACCGTATCAAGTCCGTCTTCCTCCCGGCACGCCGGTTTCGCGGTTTCATGCGAACTACGTATAAATCTCGCCGGAGCACCTTGCTCTCCCCACCGCACCTCACTCcacctactgctactactacttacTCATCTTTTTAGCTACTGCACTtggctttgctgctactgctcgtTCACTTCCTTCCGATCTCGTACAACCAAGCTCTGCTCCCGGCGAAGGAAGATGTCGACGGTCACCCGCGCCTACCTCGACCAGAGGCTCGCCGCAGCTAAGCGCTGCTCCAGAGGTAGGTAACCAACGAGCGACGGCCGGTTCCGTTATGCATTGCGGCTTATTTATGTGCTGTCTGTGTCTGTCGGAACTTGATTGCGATTAACATGTTACATGTGTGTGCTGCAGAGGCTGCCATGGCCGGAGCCAAGGCCGCGGCCGTCGCCACCGTCGCAGCCGCAGTGCCCACAGTAAGTATCCAGAAAGCTAGCCATTTGGTTGTTGGAGGAGATCGCGCGCTCCATAGTTGATCGCATGTCTCATGAATCTGCTATCCATGATTTCAGCTGGCGAGCGTGAGGATGCTGCCGTGGGCCAAGGCATACCTGAACCCGACCGGGCAGGCGCTCATCATCTCCACCGTCGCGGGGATGGCCTACTTCATCGTCGCCGACAAGACCATCCTCTCCCTGGCCAGAAAGCACTCCTTCCAGGACGCGCCGGAGCACCTCAAGAACACCTCCTTCCACTAATTAGACGCCGTGATTAGCTAGGGCGGGCGCAATAAACTGATCGACGGCCGTACGTGTCTGATGAATGTGTGAATGAATGATGATAGACTGTATAGTGTTCAGTGACACTGTGACAGGGGCAGTGCCGAATGATGTAGTGCGCTTCTCCTCCTTCAtgtactttttcttttgttttcttccttcttcttcatgcACTTATCTGATGATGATGTGCAGTAATAATTTATGTAGCCGTGTATTATCTTCAGGAGTATTATCTTATTATCTTGCCAGAGGTTCGTAACTTTACGTAAAACAATTCGTAAGTCTAGCATTTTTGAATAAACAACTGCTACTAGTAACATTTGTACAACTCTCTGCTTCACGTGCAAAAATGC harbors:
- the LOC123412177 gene encoding early nodulin-93-like; the encoded protein is MSTVTRAYLDQRLAAAKRCSREAAMAGAKAAAVATVAAAVPTLASVRMLPWAKAYLNPTGQALIISTVAGMAYFIVADKTILSLARKHSFQDAPEHLKNTSFH